A single genomic interval of Arachis duranensis cultivar V14167 chromosome 7, aradu.V14167.gnm2.J7QH, whole genome shotgun sequence harbors:
- the LOC127740497 gene encoding uncharacterized protein LOC127740497 encodes MGLLLNVNKSKLLVILLKNATVGRMYSQARYQGLQYGPGAATALHSAVCHVSGRYTNGNIYLINLNAIVSLSGWFPCSSGNMRRAASLPLFLCHGRGDDVVAYELGEKFTGALSAAGFRNLIFKSYNRREL; translated from the exons ATGGGACTGTTGTTAAATGTTAACAAATCCAAGTTGCTTgtaattttacttaaaaatgCTACTGTTGGTCGAATGTACAGTCAAGCTCGGTATCAGGGGCTTCAGTATGGACCGGGTGCTGCAACTGCACTTCATTCAGCTGTCTGCCATGTTTCGGGGCGCTACACGAATGGAAACATTTACCTTATCAACTTAAATGCAATTGTTTCATTAAGTGGTTGGTTTCCTTGCTCAAG TGGAAACATGAGGCGTGCAGCGTCGCTGCCTTTGTTtctctgccatggcagag GGGATGATGTGGTTGCATATGAACTCGGAGAGAAATTCACAGGGGCCTTAAGTGCAGCTGGATTCCGGAATCTTATATTTAAGAGCTATAATCGGAGAGAATTATAG